From Drosophila suzukii chromosome 2R, CBGP_Dsuzu_IsoJpt1.0, whole genome shotgun sequence, a single genomic window includes:
- the LOC108009389 gene encoding uncharacterized protein, with translation MSNPIDSHGPSQSAFYVHLEDPVRNDPPSGLHRKYRPYPPRPQEQRLGAAEERRSWLGEQKVEQLSVRLARVALITDRHHRQATRSWQEAQDRITRDMDEHVRKRTMAISKRLRNLNDHHQKVQVRKDEVKQEKLLRKLNHLYEANNASTISQFWGKIHK, from the coding sequence ATGAGCAATCCCATTGACTCGCATGGTCCCAGCCAATCGGCGTTTTATGTGCACCTCGAGGATCCTGTGAGGAATGATCCACCCAGCGGTCTGCACCGGAAGTACCGTCCTTATCCGCCACGCCCCCAGGAGCAGCGCTTGGGGGCGGCGGAGGAGCGGCGCAGTTGGCTGGGTGAGCAGAAGGTGGAGCAGCTGTCCGTCCGTTTGGCGCGAGTGGCACTGATCACCGATCGGCACCACCGGCAGGCCACCCGAAGTTGGCAGGAGGCCCAGGATCGTATCACTCGCGACATGGACGAACATGTAAGGAAACGGACGATGGCGATCTCAAAACGACTGAGGAACCTCAACGATCACCACCAGAAGGTACAGGTGCGCAAGGATGAGGTCAAGCAGGAGAAGCTGCTCAGGAAGTTGAACCACCTGTACGAGGCCAACAACGCCAGCACTATTTCACAGTTTTGGGGCAAAATTCACAaatga